One genomic segment of Pedosphaera parvula Ellin514 includes these proteins:
- the hemL gene encoding glutamate-1-semialdehyde 2,1-aminomutase: MISRIKSEQLFAEALKYIPGGVNSPVRAFRGVGGQPFFVNRALGAHVFDVDGNEYVDYVGTWGPAILGHANPKIIQAVQAAAVHGTSFGIPNPAEVTMAKLICDHVPSVKKVRMCNSGTEATMSAIRLARGFTKRDKIIKFDGCYHGHADSLLVKAGSGALTFGNPDSAGVPAAFTQHTVVVPFNDEAAVRAAFDANKGQMAGIIVEPVPGNAGLYLPKPGFLEFLRKITEENGAVLIFDEVMTGFRLAKGGAQERYGITPDLTCFGKIIGGGLPVGAFGGRAEIMDCLAPLGPVYQAGTLSGNPLAMAAGITALQELFSGNAYEKLESLGAQLEAEMKDAAKLANVPVQFQRIGSMFCGYFTEEPVYNLADAMHSDRARFGKYFHGMLEEGVYLAPSQFEAGFISTAHSAEDIDKTVSAAAKVMRQIA; the protein is encoded by the coding sequence ATGATTTCGCGGATTAAATCGGAACAATTGTTTGCTGAAGCGTTGAAGTATATCCCCGGCGGGGTGAATTCGCCGGTGCGGGCTTTTCGAGGCGTGGGTGGGCAGCCGTTCTTTGTCAATCGGGCGCTGGGGGCGCATGTTTTCGATGTGGATGGGAATGAGTATGTGGATTACGTGGGTACCTGGGGGCCGGCGATTCTGGGTCATGCCAATCCGAAGATCATTCAGGCGGTGCAGGCAGCGGCGGTGCATGGGACGAGCTTTGGAATTCCGAATCCGGCGGAGGTGACGATGGCCAAGCTGATTTGTGACCATGTGCCGAGCGTGAAGAAGGTGCGGATGTGCAATTCGGGAACGGAAGCGACGATGTCGGCGATCCGTTTGGCACGTGGCTTTACGAAACGGGATAAGATTATCAAGTTTGACGGCTGCTATCATGGGCATGCGGATTCGTTGCTGGTGAAGGCGGGGTCGGGGGCATTGACGTTTGGGAATCCCGACAGCGCCGGTGTGCCGGCGGCGTTTACGCAGCATACGGTGGTGGTACCATTCAATGATGAGGCAGCAGTGCGGGCGGCGTTCGATGCGAACAAGGGGCAGATGGCGGGAATTATCGTGGAGCCGGTGCCGGGCAATGCCGGACTTTATCTGCCGAAGCCGGGTTTTTTGGAATTTTTGCGGAAGATTACGGAGGAAAATGGGGCGGTCCTCATTTTTGATGAGGTGATGACTGGATTTCGGCTGGCCAAAGGCGGCGCACAGGAGCGTTACGGCATTACGCCGGATTTGACGTGCTTTGGAAAAATCATCGGTGGCGGTCTGCCAGTGGGGGCTTTCGGCGGACGCGCGGAGATCATGGATTGTCTCGCGCCGCTCGGGCCGGTGTATCAAGCTGGAACTCTCAGCGGCAATCCGCTGGCCATGGCTGCGGGCATCACTGCGCTGCAGGAGCTTTTCAGCGGCAATGCCTATGAGAAACTGGAATCGTTAGGCGCGCAGTTGGAAGCTGAGATGAAGGATGCGGCGAAGCTGGCGAATGTGCCGGTGCAATTCCAGAGGATTGGATCGATGTTCTGTGGTTATTTTACCGAGGAGCCGGTTTATAATCTGGCCGATGCGATGCACAGTGATCGCGCGCGGTTTGGGAAGTATTTCCATGGCATGTTGGAGGAGGGTGTTTACCTGGCGCCTTCACAATTTGAAGCTGGTTTCATTTCCACCGCGCATTCGGCGGAGGACATCGATAAGACGGTGAGCGCCGCAGCCAAGGTAATGCGCCAAATCGCCTAA
- a CDS encoding phospholipase D-like domain-containing protein: protein MIKKFEAGREARQHVLEELDGVGRFLGVLSVLVVALLTAVPVPASNLSDDYAEQALETLLNQTNLHPRAFVEDHKLRIYYTNGARICMLKATWELPRVTAEKFVYASAPLQAVKSPKPIPDANSRWHEVTVLPQAESDRLIHKLADHLVPVEPGHGIFCRFALGEAMLYRNAHGQVQLAAQTNQPVDVTIDRRYTREEFASAAAAELETDLRAAHRGQTAFMLAIGHGSRLRLAFLDLAQKQAVVLYVPSKADDQGQTAPIGSRFVNLTSFIVIDNGIAFLKNPITSLVRAVNQSLQWPQTLLPRLAHPKSEIPPLTHAPGMDLTAWEQWLDHHAHAPREQGSLRLLIDGDNFYPTFERRVAEAQSGVAILVCIFDRDDVAVDMANRLKQRSTNIPVRVVFDRLMSRDAASTPPATPMREGFIPPNSIAAYLRRDSVVRVRPEPNPAFTVDHMKVYLVDGCYAYIGGMNLGREYRYEWHDLIAEVQGPVVASYQRQFDKKWAQVGPWGDLGLAAETIGGKKPNPDLEPNAGLIELRRLYTKSFSRQIRKTELAAINRASGYVFAENPYFYSNEFLNALVRAPSARCGCARHFALRK, encoded by the coding sequence ATGATTAAAAAGTTCGAAGCCGGCCGCGAGGCTCGGCAACACGTTCTGGAGGAATTGGATGGTGTCGGTCGTTTCCTGGGCGTGCTGTCGGTGCTTGTCGTTGCGCTCTTGACCGCAGTTCCTGTTCCTGCTTCCAACCTGTCGGACGACTATGCTGAGCAAGCGCTTGAAACCTTGCTGAATCAGACAAATCTGCATCCACGCGCTTTTGTCGAGGACCACAAGCTCCGTATCTATTACACGAACGGCGCCCGGATTTGCATGTTGAAGGCGACTTGGGAACTGCCGCGGGTGACGGCGGAAAAGTTCGTTTACGCCAGCGCCCCCCTTCAAGCCGTCAAGTCCCCAAAACCAATCCCGGACGCGAACTCGCGCTGGCACGAAGTGACCGTGCTGCCACAGGCCGAGTCTGACCGTCTCATTCACAAATTGGCTGATCACCTTGTGCCGGTCGAGCCCGGCCATGGCATCTTCTGTCGATTTGCGCTGGGAGAAGCGATGCTGTATCGCAATGCGCATGGACAGGTCCAGCTCGCTGCCCAGACGAACCAGCCCGTCGACGTCACGATCGACCGGCGATACACCCGGGAGGAGTTTGCTTCCGCCGCGGCCGCGGAACTCGAAACCGATCTGAGAGCCGCTCACCGGGGTCAAACCGCCTTCATGCTGGCCATCGGACACGGCAGCCGGCTGCGCCTCGCGTTCCTCGACCTAGCCCAAAAGCAAGCCGTTGTTCTTTACGTCCCGAGCAAGGCCGATGATCAGGGCCAGACCGCTCCTATCGGCAGCCGGTTTGTGAACCTGACTTCCTTCATCGTAATCGACAACGGAATCGCCTTCCTGAAGAACCCCATTACAAGTTTGGTGCGGGCAGTCAACCAGTCGCTTCAGTGGCCGCAGACCCTGCTGCCTCGTCTGGCGCATCCAAAATCGGAAATCCCGCCCCTGACCCACGCTCCCGGGATGGACCTGACTGCATGGGAACAATGGCTCGACCACCACGCTCACGCACCACGCGAACAAGGCTCGCTGCGGCTGCTCATTGATGGTGATAATTTCTATCCCACTTTCGAGCGCCGGGTGGCGGAAGCGCAGAGCGGCGTTGCTATTCTTGTCTGCATATTTGACCGGGATGACGTCGCCGTGGACATGGCGAACCGGCTGAAGCAGCGATCAACGAACATCCCAGTACGGGTGGTCTTCGATCGTTTGATGTCGCGCGATGCGGCATCGACCCCGCCAGCCACGCCGATGCGCGAAGGGTTCATCCCGCCCAACTCCATTGCGGCCTATCTGCGCCGCGATTCCGTGGTTCGAGTACGCCCGGAGCCGAATCCGGCCTTCACCGTTGACCACATGAAGGTGTACCTCGTGGATGGATGTTACGCTTACATTGGCGGGATGAACCTGGGCCGGGAATACCGCTACGAATGGCACGACCTCATCGCGGAAGTCCAGGGACCGGTCGTGGCCTCTTACCAACGGCAATTCGACAAGAAGTGGGCCCAGGTCGGACCGTGGGGTGACCTTGGTCTGGCCGCAGAGACCATTGGTGGAAAGAAGCCGAACCCGGACCTCGAGCCCAATGCCGGGCTGATCGAACTCCGCCGGCTCTACACGAAAAGCTTCAGCCGCCAGATCCGCAAGACCGAACTGGCCGCGATCAATCGAGCTTCCGGCTACGTTTTTGCCGAAAATCCCTATTTCTATAGCAACGAGTTCCTCAATGCCCTCGTGCGCGCCCCGTCGGCGCGGTGTGGATGTGCGCGTCATTTTGCCCTCCGAAAATGA
- the ruvX gene encoding Holliday junction resolvase RuvX, with product MPRILAIDHGTKRIGLAISDELGVIAQPLEFVLAEPFANFLVRLKQLIQEKQVEMLLVGMPRNMDGSYGPAALKVQEFVTVLKDSVAIPIKTWDERLTSAQANRFLIQADVRRDKRKEKVDKTAAAILLQSYLDSFAT from the coding sequence ATGCCACGAATTCTTGCCATTGATCACGGAACAAAGCGGATCGGACTCGCCATCAGCGATGAACTGGGAGTAATTGCGCAACCATTGGAATTTGTTCTTGCGGAGCCGTTCGCGAATTTCCTGGTGCGATTGAAGCAACTCATTCAGGAAAAGCAGGTGGAGATGCTGCTGGTGGGCATGCCGCGCAATATGGATGGGAGTTATGGTCCGGCGGCGTTGAAGGTGCAGGAGTTCGTGACTGTGTTGAAGGATTCGGTGGCGATTCCGATCAAGACGTGGGATGAGCGATTGACTTCGGCACAGGCGAACCGTTTTTTGATTCAAGCGGATGTTCGACGCGACAAGCGGAAGGAAAAGGTGGACAAGACTGCAGCGGCGATTTTGTTGCAGAGTTACCTGGATAGTTTTGCAACGTGA
- a CDS encoding HEAT repeat domain-containing protein, which yields MKRTRIYLLVGAGMLLLAVFFFVREREPWHRGHPLSYWIEPWQNKNESPETVSAVYAEMDQRAVRWLAQEVSWRPSVLWAVFARSLNGLGVSAADELDGDRDRRPQAAMALARLGERAQPAIAALEAATRTTAGRRAFHARYSAMAALIVLGREPKEKHLAVLLDTSNPQKWYEEWNVIASLGTNGIFAMPVLLEIAKSTNNIIIKAQAANLAGNLEPRPEFAVPLLKQAMESPPIRETGLYGLRRLGTNAAAATETVVGYLTDANARVRWAATNILRSVNPAKAEELFGK from the coding sequence ATGAAACGCACGAGAATTTATCTGTTGGTTGGAGCCGGCATGCTCCTGCTGGCAGTTTTTTTCTTCGTGCGTGAGCGGGAGCCTTGGCATCGCGGGCACCCGCTCTCCTATTGGATCGAGCCCTGGCAGAATAAGAATGAAAGCCCGGAGACTGTATCTGCGGTATACGCAGAGATGGACCAGCGTGCTGTAAGATGGCTGGCACAGGAGGTGTCCTGGCGTCCATCCGTGCTTTGGGCGGTTTTTGCGCGGTCATTGAATGGGCTGGGCGTTTCCGCTGCGGATGAGTTAGATGGTGATCGTGATCGACGGCCGCAAGCGGCGATGGCCTTGGCACGATTGGGCGAGCGGGCGCAACCGGCAATTGCGGCGCTTGAAGCCGCGACCCGGACAACAGCAGGTCGAAGGGCCTTTCATGCGCGTTATTCCGCAATGGCGGCACTCATCGTGCTCGGGCGGGAGCCAAAGGAAAAGCATTTGGCGGTCTTGTTGGATACATCTAATCCCCAAAAGTGGTACGAAGAATGGAATGTCATCGCCTCTTTGGGAACCAATGGAATCTTTGCGATGCCGGTGCTTCTGGAGATTGCCAAATCCACCAATAACATCATTATAAAAGCGCAGGCCGCGAACCTCGCAGGGAATCTTGAACCCCGGCCCGAGTTCGCAGTGCCATTGCTGAAACAGGCTATGGAATCACCACCCATCCGGGAAACGGGTTTGTATGGGTTAAGGCGCCTGGGAACAAATGCAGCGGCTGCTACTGAAACAGTGGTAGGTTATCTGACGGACGCCAACGCCAGGGTGCGCTGGGCTGCGACCAATATTTTGCGCTCCGTCAACCCTGCGAAAGCGGAAGAGCTTTTTGGAAAGTAA